In Bacteroidales bacterium, the sequence ATTCGATTTGCAAACTCAGAAATATTCCTGTAAGGATCAACCCAGTCCATCTTTTATACCGGTATGTGTGAATGATGGAAGCTACGATTGGGGCCATGTATCCGATGGCCAGGGCTTTGGTGTTGTGTCCGGCGGCGATGATGATGAAAAAATAGGAGGAAAATGCAAAAGCAATGGCCCCTACAATGCTTAACCATGGATTAACCCTGAATAGCAGAAGGGCAATGTAAAAACCAATCAGGTAAAGGAACAGGAAGTTGGCGGGTTTTGCCGGAAATGTGAGCAATTTTTCCAGCGAAGTGGTATGGTTGTTTTTGAATTTGGTGCCGGCAAAATAGGCAGGCATACCCCCGAACAGACGGTTGGTCCAAAGCGCTTCTTCTCCCGTGTCAGCCCTGTAATCCCGCACCTCCTTCGACATTCCTTTGAAATGAGTGATGTCGGATTGCTGAATGTCTTTACCCTCCAGCAACGGGGAAAAATAACTGTAGGATAGTCCAATGAAAATTACGATGGCCACAATGTGGGGGACCAGTTTCCTGAAACGAATGAGCTTGTCCATATGGTTACGGGTTTTTATACAGGCATCTAAGGTATGAAAATTAACAGAATATTTCGAACAAGTTTTCACCACAATGTGCCTGATACATGCCTATAATTTCCTAATTTTGTCGGCGAAACGGATTGAAAACCTTTATTTTCCGAAAGTATGAGAATACTGATGGTGCTGAACGAGGAGTTCCCGCCCGATCACAGGGTGGAGAAAGAAGCCGATTCACTGATCGGGGCGGGTCATCAAATCGTGCTGCTGTGTTATACAACCCGTCGGGATCTTCCTTTGCAAGAGGATTATAAGGGTTTGCAGGTGAAACGTTTCAGAATGAATTATACCCTCCGGAACAAGCTGAATGCCCTGTTCCTAGTTGTTCCGTTTTACCGGTGGATATGGAAGAAGCACATAGAGCAGATCATACGAAAGGATGACATCGATGCCATTCATATACACGACCTGCCCCTTTCCGATGTCGGGCTTCAGATGAAAAAGAAATACGGCATCCCTCTTATTTGTGACCAACATGAGTATTACAGCAACTGGATCGTGCAAAATGCACACCTGAATACCTTTACCGGGAAGGTCGTGAAATGGCTGAGCCCTTGGAAACGTTACGAGAGAAAATATTTAAATCAGGCCGATCTGGTCATTACCATTGAAGAACCTCTGCGCGAGGCATATATACAACAGGTGGGCGTAGATCCGGAAAAGCTGATCAAAATACCCAATACGCCTCCCCAATCCTTTGCAGAGATCCCATCAAATCCTAAGATTCTTGAACGTTACAAGGATCATTTTGTTCTTTTTTACCTGGGCAATATAGATGTGTTGAGAGGAGTGGATGTGGCCATTGAAGCCTTGCCCGAGATGATTCAATACATCCCGAATATTAAACTGGTATTAGCCGGAAGAACCTGGAAGGGAAGCGATCCCATGGGCCGGGCCCAAAAGCTCGGAGTATCGTCTTACTTGGACTTTGCAGGCTGGCTGAGCGTCGATCAAATTCCTTCTTATATCCGGGCCAGCGACATTTGCTTTCACATTCCCCCCGTGCTTAGGGAAGAGAATGACCGAACCGTTGCCACTAAGATCTATCAATATTTGATTATCGGCAAGCCCATTCTGGTGGCCCAGCAAAAGATGGAAAAGGAGCTGGTGGAACAATTTGAAGTAGGAATGGCAATACGGGAAAATGATGTGCAGGATTTCGCCCAAAAAGTGATTCAAATC encodes:
- a CDS encoding glycosyltransferase family 4 protein, whose translation is MRILMVLNEEFPPDHRVEKEADSLIGAGHQIVLLCYTTRRDLPLQEDYKGLQVKRFRMNYTLRNKLNALFLVVPFYRWIWKKHIEQIIRKDDIDAIHIHDLPLSDVGLQMKKKYGIPLICDQHEYYSNWIVQNAHLNTFTGKVVKWLSPWKRYERKYLNQADLVITIEEPLREAYIQQVGVDPEKLIKIPNTPPQSFAEIPSNPKILERYKDHFVLFYLGNIDVLRGVDVAIEALPEMIQYIPNIKLVLAGRTWKGSDPMGRAQKLGVSSYLDFAGWLSVDQIPSYIRASDICFHIPPVLREENDRTVATKIYQYLIIGKPILVAQQKMEKELVEQFEVGMAIRENDVQDFAQKVIQIYQDQSMREQFENNCRQVSHRFVWENTVVPLIDAYHRIEENRLVKNLSE